AGGAAACTTTCTCCATCCTTAGCATCCGACAGCAGATAATGCTCTATCAAACGGAGCTCATTCAACAATGTCTTCATATTTTAAGGATTTAGCTTTAACGGTATTTTTCACTTTTTCGAGGCATTTAAATTTCTGGGCGGTTGCAGAGCGCGCACCAGAAAAGCCAAAACGTCCGGCCAATGTTTCCATATCCAGTTTTTCATAATAAAAAGCACTGAGCAATTGCATGCATTTCTGTCCGGCCTGCTCCAATAAACGCAACAGTTTCCCAGAAGAAACTTCCTCATAGCGGGTATCAGCCAAATCGATCTCTTCATTAAAAACAAGGCCCAAGGAATCGAGGGTTACTTTCCTGTCGTTTTCCTGGTAACGTTTAATCCATAAATATTTGGCGATCCCAAATAAATAGGCTTTCTCCTGGTACTTCAGCTTTAATCCCGAAACCTGTACTTTCTCATAATATACCACCAGTGCATCCTGAAAAATGTCTTTTGCTTCTTCGAATGATCCGCCCATCTTGCTCACATGCCTTGCAACCAAAGGGAAGGCCTCTTTATAGAGTTTCATAAAAAGTGCTTCGCGTTGGCTGGGCTTCTCATTAATGAACGTTGCTGTCATGATTATTATGCTTTTAATAGTATGTGGGTATTTTCGATCAGATATCACCTAAAATTAACAATTATTTTTTTGGTGGCCTGACAAAAGCACCTGCTAATTCTTGCTGTCGGATTTAAAACAAAAAGTACAAGATGTATTATTGCAGTGCTTATATTAGCCATTA
The nucleotide sequence above comes from Pedobacter riviphilus. Encoded proteins:
- a CDS encoding RNA polymerase sigma factor gives rise to the protein MTATFINEKPSQREALFMKLYKEAFPLVARHVSKMGGSFEEAKDIFQDALVVYYEKVQVSGLKLKYQEKAYLFGIAKYLWIKRYQENDRKVTLDSLGLVFNEEIDLADTRYEEVSSGKLLRLLEQAGQKCMQLLSAFYYEKLDMETLAGRFGFSGARSATAQKFKCLEKVKNTVKAKSLKYEDIVE